In a genomic window of Octadecabacter temperatus:
- the tpiA gene encoding triose-phosphate isomerase, translated as MRKLIAGNWKMNGTSADLPELTQLASTHADAAVDVVICGPATLLSRMADTGLLIGGEDCHPADSGAYTGNISAAMIADTGARYVITGHSERRTDHAEDDALIASKTEAGWNADLHVILCIGETEAQYRAGETLDILRAQMDQSIPDAATAETTTIAYEPVWAIGTGLTPTPDEIAAVHAALRTHLEARFGAEGTQMRLLYGGSVKASNADDIFALPNVDGALVGGASLRATDFSPIITALENSA; from the coding sequence ATGCGTAAACTGATTGCCGGAAACTGGAAGATGAACGGCACGAGCGCGGATTTACCGGAACTGACACAACTGGCCAGCACCCATGCGGATGCAGCGGTTGATGTCGTGATCTGCGGTCCAGCAACTTTGCTCAGCCGGATGGCCGACACGGGTCTCCTGATTGGCGGCGAAGACTGCCACCCTGCGGACTCCGGCGCCTACACTGGCAATATCTCAGCTGCGATGATCGCAGACACAGGCGCGCGCTACGTTATCACCGGCCATTCTGAACGCCGCACAGACCACGCAGAAGACGACGCCCTCATCGCATCCAAAACTGAGGCCGGTTGGAACGCCGACCTGCATGTGATCCTTTGCATCGGTGAAACCGAGGCGCAGTACCGCGCCGGTGAAACGCTTGATATCTTGCGTGCCCAGATGGACCAATCCATCCCTGACGCAGCAACCGCAGAGACGACCACAATCGCTTATGAACCCGTTTGGGCCATCGGCACGGGCCTTACGCCTACGCCAGACGAGATCGCCGCCGTTCACGCCGCCCTACGCACGCATCTCGAAGCCCGCTTTGGCGCTGAAGGAACCCAAATGCGCCTCCTCTATGGCGGCTCGGTGAAAGCGAGCAACGCAGATGACATCTTTGCCCTTCCAAACGTGGACGGTGCACTTGTCGGCGGCGCGTCCCTTAGGGCCACGGACTTCTCTCCAATTATCACAGCCTTGGAAAATAGCGCCTAA
- a CDS encoding TRAP transporter large permease → MDVAILFGMVIAFLAIGVPIAVALGLSSTLFLLVLSDSSLASVAQSLYQAMAGHYTLLAIPFFILASSFMSTGGVARRIIDFAIAVIGHVRGGLAIAGVLACMLFAALSGSSPATVVAVGSIVITGMVKSGYSKDFAAGVICNAGTLGILIPPSIVMVVYASATDVSVGRMFLAGVIPGLLAGFMLMVTIYVIARIKNLPKGEWLGWSEIFSTILTASWGLFLMVVILGGIYGGVFTPTEAAAIASIYAFIVSIFIYRDMGPLKGRPWLQKDEEDSGLLGMRIWGFTLVTLILYGVGCFVMDLPMSIALWAAGIFLVVALILGALMAQAVKEGWEMLLAVGAVAVFGILPMLVALWNVWTSDIGVIFQIIQSVMAVMLLLLPPAVFVFAMLRAAERLNVSGESYEQSVMIGATAILRSNFENIVMAIPALVHKDTKQTLLEAGKLTIMLMFIIANALILKHVLTDEQIPQHITEAMLAAGLGPITFLIIVNIILLIGGQFMEPSGLIVIVAPLVFPIAIQLGIDPIHLGIIMVVNMEIGMITPPVGLNLFVTSGVANMSMMRVVRAALPFLAVLFVFLIMVTYIPWLSTVLPTAYMGPEIITN, encoded by the coding sequence ATGGATGTTGCAATTCTATTTGGCATGGTGATTGCCTTCCTTGCGATCGGTGTTCCGATTGCTGTGGCACTTGGCCTGTCGTCAACGCTGTTCTTGTTGGTGTTGTCTGACAGCTCGCTCGCCAGCGTCGCGCAGTCGCTGTATCAGGCGATGGCGGGGCACTACACGCTTCTGGCCATTCCGTTCTTCATTCTGGCGTCGTCGTTCATGTCGACGGGTGGCGTGGCACGGCGCATCATTGATTTCGCGATTGCAGTTATCGGACACGTGCGCGGGGGCCTCGCGATTGCGGGGGTTCTAGCGTGTATGTTGTTTGCGGCTTTGTCCGGATCGTCCCCTGCGACGGTTGTGGCTGTTGGGTCCATTGTGATCACGGGCATGGTAAAGTCGGGTTATTCCAAAGATTTTGCGGCCGGCGTTATTTGTAACGCTGGGACACTTGGTATCCTGATCCCGCCAAGCATCGTGATGGTTGTTTATGCCTCTGCCACGGATGTGTCCGTTGGTCGGATGTTCCTTGCCGGTGTAATCCCAGGTCTTCTGGCTGGTTTCATGCTTATGGTGACGATCTATGTCATCGCGCGCATCAAGAACCTGCCAAAGGGTGAATGGCTTGGTTGGTCCGAGATTTTCTCAACCATCCTGACCGCGTCTTGGGGCTTGTTCCTGATGGTTGTCATCTTGGGCGGCATCTACGGAGGTGTGTTCACACCAACCGAAGCTGCGGCGATTGCATCTATCTATGCGTTCATCGTGTCGATCTTCATCTACCGTGACATGGGTCCACTTAAAGGGCGTCCTTGGCTGCAAAAAGACGAGGAAGATTCTGGCCTGTTGGGTATGCGAATTTGGGGTTTCACGCTGGTGACGCTGATCCTTTATGGCGTTGGCTGTTTCGTCATGGACCTCCCGATGTCGATCGCGCTTTGGGCGGCTGGGATTTTCCTTGTGGTTGCCCTGATCCTTGGTGCGTTGATGGCGCAGGCGGTGAAAGAGGGCTGGGAGATGCTTTTGGCCGTTGGCGCAGTGGCCGTGTTTGGTATTTTGCCGATGCTTGTCGCGCTCTGGAACGTATGGACATCCGACATTGGCGTGATCTTCCAGATCATTCAAAGTGTGATGGCCGTGATGTTGCTGTTGTTGCCACCTGCCGTGTTTGTTTTCGCGATGCTTCGGGCTGCGGAACGTCTGAACGTTTCGGGTGAAAGCTATGAACAGTCTGTCATGATCGGCGCAACTGCCATTCTGCGGTCCAACTTTGAGAACATCGTGATGGCCATTCCAGCACTTGTTCACAAAGACACCAAGCAGACCCTGCTTGAGGCCGGTAAGCTGACGATCATGTTGATGTTCATCATCGCCAACGCTTTGATCCTGAAGCATGTTCTGACGGATGAGCAAATCCCGCAGCACATCACAGAAGCCATGCTGGCCGCTGGATTGGGACCGATCACGTTCTTGATTATCGTCAACATCATCCTGTTGATCGGTGGCCAGTTTATGGAACCATCCGGCTTGATCGTGATTGTCGCACCATTGGTGTTCCCGATTGCCATTCAGCTTGGGATTGATCCGATCCATTTGGGCATCATCATGGTGGTAAACATGGAGATCGGGATGATCACACCTCCTGTTGGCCTCAACCTGTTTGTGACGTCCGGCGTGGCAAACATGTCGATGATGCGGGTCGTACGCGCTGCGCTGCCGTTCCTTGCGGTGTTGTTCGTGTTCCTAATCATGGTCACCTATATCCCGTGGCTGTCGACGGTCTTGCCAACGGCCTACATGGGACCAGAGATCATCACGAACTAA
- a CDS encoding TRAP transporter small permease, whose protein sequence is MSGAYKPKGRVGAIVHTLEESIIALLLGLMTLVTFVNVVLRYGFNSQLIWGLEVTLVLFAWLVLFGISYGFKIVSHLGVDAVLNIVGPKPKRIMAVVAALVCIFYAVLLMKGAWDYWAPFAGLDATSGRWFPTGFESSRDQGWYETDHVPIPFAQTWLENTFNLGEEYEKMPRLVPYAIVPFAMALMLYRLVQALVRVVRGEIDTLIVSHEAEDDVKEAGESLTWEE, encoded by the coding sequence ATGTCTGGGGCATATAAGCCGAAGGGTCGCGTTGGGGCGATCGTTCACACGCTAGAAGAAAGCATCATTGCGTTGTTGTTGGGACTGATGACCCTCGTGACGTTTGTTAACGTCGTTTTACGTTATGGATTTAACAGTCAGCTGATCTGGGGTCTTGAGGTCACGCTCGTCCTGTTCGCGTGGCTGGTTTTGTTTGGTATTTCTTACGGTTTCAAGATTGTGAGCCACCTTGGGGTTGATGCTGTTCTGAATATCGTTGGGCCAAAACCGAAGCGCATTATGGCTGTTGTCGCTGCGCTCGTTTGTATTTTCTATGCAGTGTTATTGATGAAAGGTGCTTGGGATTACTGGGCACCATTTGCAGGGCTTGATGCCACATCTGGACGTTGGTTCCCCACAGGTTTTGAAAGCTCTCGTGATCAAGGCTGGTATGAAACCGACCACGTTCCGATCCCATTTGCCCAAACCTGGCTCGAGAACACGTTCAACCTTGGCGAAGAATACGAAAAGATGCCGCGCCTTGTTCCTTACGCAATCGTTCCGTTTGCAATGGCACTGATGCTGTACCGCCTTGTGCAGGCCTTGGTGCGCGTTGTGCGTGGAGAGATTGATACGCTGATCGTCAGCCATGAAGCGGAAGACGACGTAAAAGAAGCAGGCGAAAGCCTGACTTGGGAGGAATAA